A stretch of DNA from Rhizoctonia solani chromosome 9, complete sequence:
gatgaggaattggcaacaggcaagatccgccccagcacctCATCTGCTGGTGCCctggtcatgtttgtgaaaaaggcagatggaaCATTACAATTGGTGGTTGATTataggaagttgaatgatgTCACACACAAAAACGTATATCCACTACCTAGGCAAGATGACCTGATGGCTAAATTAAGGCACACAAAGATCTTTACAAAACTGGACCTCCaatggggctacaacaatgtccagATCAAAgcaggagatgaatggaagatgGCCTTCAGAACAAAATacgggctatttgaatatttggTAATGCCTTTTGGGCTTACTAACGCCCCCACTGCCTTCCAGCACTTGATGAATgacctgttcagggacctaATAGACGTAACTGTGGTGATTTATCTAgatgacatcttgatcttctcagaaaatcCAGAAGAGCACACAAACCACGTAAGAGAAGTCTTGTCCAGACTCATGAAGAACCAACTATTCTGCAAGTTATTGAAATGTCACTTCCACATCACCACAGTCAACTACCTCAGTATTGTCATAACCCCTGCAGGGTTCTctatggatcaaaagaaggtTGAGGCAGTTACGTCATGGCCCCAACccaaaacggtcaaacaggtccaggccttcttgggttttgtcaattacctccaaTGTTTTATTCCAAATTTCAGCTCTGTGGCACAACCCCTTCACAATCTTACCAAAAAGGAGatcccctggtcatgggggaacctggaggaagaagcgttcCAGGAACTGAAATCActtgtcacccagtcaccAGTCctaatccattccaaccctgaATTGCCGTACTatctggaaacagacgcatcaggagtagccatgggcgCCATACTAAGCCAGAGAGGAACAGACAATTGGTTGCACCCTATTGCCTATATGTTGAAATCCTTCTCAGGTGCAGAAgccaattatgacacccacaataaggaactcctagccatcatcaaggccctGGAGGGATGGCGCATCTTTTTAGAAGCAACAGATAGACCCATACAGGTGTTCACAGACCATTGGAACttagaatattggatgcaggcacaaacTTTCAACTGTAGACACGCTTGATGGCATattttcctgagcaatttcaattttgaaatccattattgcccaggaaagcagtcaggaaagccagacgcCCTATCCAGAAGATTGGACTACGTAGACCTCCCCgcagaaccagaagtcatgttacCCTCAGAGgtttttgccaacacgtcagaagcAGAACTTGAGATCATAACAGATATCCAAGCCAAGCTCAGGGAAGACCCATCACTTGAGCCCATCATCAAGTTCCTTACAGAAGACGCAGAAAATGCCCCCCCTGTCAATTTGTAAAGCTTATAGAGATtacaactgggaagaagatttGCTTTGGTACCAAGGGAAGCTGGTGGTTCCTGACAACAAACCCCTAAAGGAAAAACTCctaagggaattccatgactctcccctggcaggacatcctgggcaacaacaaaccctTGAACTGCTAAGttgtaactactggtggccaggtaTGAAGTCCTCTgctaaggaatgggtggaatgctgTCCTGTATGCCAGGCCAACCAATGTGCCCATGCCCCTGTAATTGCCTTGAAGCCCTTAGAAGTCCCCCCTTTCCCATTCCACACTATTTCATACAATTTCATCACAGGGTTCCCCAAGTCTCAGGGTCACAACGCCATCCTGGTGGTCATAGATTtgttctccaagtttggacacttcatccccacttccaagaaggtcacagctAAGGGCCTAGCAGACCTATTCATCACCAATGTctggaaacttcatggaCTTCCAATCAAGACAATCTTGGACCGTGGAACAACCTTCACCGGGAAATTCCTAAAAGCCCTGTACCAACGacttggagtcaaaccagCATTTTCCTCCGCTTATCACCCTGAatctgatggacaaacagaaagggtgaaccagttcatcaaGTTTTACCTCTGCTCCTATGTAGCAGCCAACCACTCAGACTGGGCCACCTGGCTACCCCTGGCAGAATATGCATATAATAACGCCAAACACGCAGCCACAGGGAAAACACCATTTGAATTAGTCTATGGAAGGAATCCAGTAATGAGTCCATCAAACGTcccatccaacgtcccagaagcagaccaaGTGGCAGACACATTAgctggcgcttgtggccgtatagatCTAagtaaaccgcttaaggcggtgagtgtgctacctacaacgactaactacctaagtacaacaaccaaaGCCCTAATGGCAATGGtgagctatgtatctacgaTGAGagagccgcttaaggcaacaagtacaggggatgacttagtagttactggcctaaggccttgtacagtttagagatgcaacaagaggtaatcgacctgggtgttaccatggttggttggcctccttatatattctacagtttggctaattacaaatacatgatatcaaatacctaatcaaataagaaccccgctccgcagtcggccttactcatgcatacgtgtcacttatgtgtcatgatgacgtcataggtggaggtggctacgtatgctgattaagcgcggaaggggacgtggctcggcgcttagcgtatgatataagcgccgaagtcacgtgattgaaaatgtggTCTGTTtaacttcgtttaaatccaagaaaataggaataaattccctggtattgaatgtgtctacaacagctagagaatggaaggaagccaaaGCAGCCTTAAGGATGAGTAAGGAAAGAATGGTCAGGGAGAAAGGAACAATACCCAAATACTcaattggcaaaaaagtctggctagatgggaAGAATGTGGAACTAAGGACCaattccaacaaactggacccTAAACAGTTAGGACCCTTCAAGATCACAGAAAAAATATCCAGCCATGCCTACTGCCTCAAGTTGCTGGAATcattgaaaatccacaacgtattctatgtgggattCCTATCAAAGGCACACAAATCCCCAAATcaaccattcccagaacaacctccccctgagacaatagaaggggaggaagaatacaaagttgaGCAAATCATTGATTCCAAGCAACAacagggaaaatggttctacttgataaagtggaagggttacggtccagaagacaattcttgggaaccagaagaactgttggaacacagccaggaagagatcaagcgcttcaaccaagctagactcagaaaggcttgtgacgccaccaagagcctttaaggggggggcaatgttacaaacccctaaattataccattgaacttgcctgatttttctcttatttttactattttttgcGAACTCTTTCCCTTATgtttttcagtcacgtgatcttggtgcttattatgccaagatgccgcgctgagatgccgtgccaagggcgcttaggagaattccatgcttctgcgcagcccgcagcacgcttctcatttgtcacatgtacttcttttctcatgcacacagaccatgtaaatagtgcgtTCTTGTCTATAtttacagcagggaaattgcttggaaaccccaagttgattttaccttgtctcataccattgaggaggcccCCCAACCacctaagtagctggcccttAGTAGTTCAGCAGTTGACCCCCTTCTTGcgctcatcacacctcccaggctaagccccctttgTTAGTAGTAGACCCCAGTAGAAGTCTGCCTTACAGtggcattagtatagcctttagtagatagtagattagctttgtctgtagtagtacggcctcaagcacctgtcccactagcaagtacccacattaccgtggtgtacaacattgtcaCTGCATCCAGCCCTGGCCACAATCTACAACTTACTGTCAAAGGAGCAACAGGATGAGTTCAACTCTGACCTCTGTAAGTTGTGGATTGCAAATGGATTTGCCTGGCACGCAATCAATGCACCCAAAACATATAAATTTTTTCAAAAATGGCTACCTGGTGCAACATTACCCAATTGTCACAAACTGTCAGGGCCTATCCTTTGGACTCAGCTTGAGGCTGCAAATACCTTGATGCACAATGCAATTTCAGGTTGGTTAGCTACAGGCATGAGTGATGGATGGAAGAATGTTAGGCATAATGTGTTGATTGCCTCTATGCTCTCACTTGATTACAAGGTATGCTAGTTTAACCATTGCTGTCTTCTACAAAATATGCTGATACAATGTTTCAGACTTACACTGTTTGTGTGCACAATCTGTCAGCGCAACACAAGACAGCCAAGAACCACTTGAAGCTTGTACTTAGTGACATATACAAGACCAAGAAGGAGCATAATGTCTGTGTTATTGCTTGGGTTTCTGATGCAGGAGGCAACTCACAAGCCATGCAAGTCCAACTTCATTGTTTACGCCCTCAAATTTTGGTATTTGACTGCTGGGCACACCAGGTATGTGCATATGGCTAGTGTATGTGCTCAATTGAGGTCTAACTAGAGTGACCATAGATTAACCTTGTTGTTGGTGATATCATGAGCCTAACCTCACAGCTTGTTGACACCGCAGATGATGCAATCAATATCATCAAGTGGATGCTCAACCATTTGTACCTACTTGGACTCTTCTGTCAGGAGCAAGCCCAAGATGGCAGGAAGCCTTGCAGTCTTGCACTTCCTGTTCTCACTTGATGGACCTCACACTTCCTTTTGTTCTGTAGCTTATTGTCCAAGTCTCAATCACTTTGTGCTCTTGCTGCCCGTAACCCCAAAGAATTTCAAGCAAGTGCAGGGCAAACCCCCAAGTTGGTTCAGCAAGCCAAAACAGTTTTGAAAAACATTGACAATCCTAAATTTTGGCTTAGATTGAACAAGTGAGCATGATTCAATTGAATCTACTTAGATGTATGCTGAATATTATCTTGTTCcagtgtcataacccatatctggaggggttattaccatatatatccactgtcaaagatatatatagtatatatgatgcacagtgatatattaataatataagttgctgggggacgttgcactccccctgcccccctagccgcaggccaatgttaagggagcctgcaggcaaggtctgaataatatattattatagaagagattatgtcatccccctccccacctcaaatccatagtagtttagtacagtatttgataaaggactggagggggggaggtcatgtgacctggacttagagaatatcactaagtccagccatgccaACCATAGGTCTCTTATCTGTGGGAACtcggaggttctgagtgcatatgtgcgagtatatgcgtgcttgcggtcatgttggcgCGCAACATGAgcgtgttggaggcttgacaaggtcaggactcatggaaagaatggagtgggttgtgaCATCCAGGCTTAAGCTGCATCTTGAACCACTTGCAATTGCAGCAAATGTCTCCCAGGCTGCAACTACAAGGCTTGACCATATTCTGGTTGAGCTTGGCTGGTTGTACTACACATTCTTGAATCTTGGATTCAATCCAAAGATTTGCAAGTGCGTATTGGAGAGCCTGGAGCATTGCTGGGGCAAGGCAGACCAAGATCTGTTTATCCTGGCTGTCTTCCTCAACCCTTTCATTTGAGCTTGCCTGTTTAGCCAAAAAAAACACCTCACTTAATCAATCAGCACTCTACAGCATTGTCAAGCATGTGTTTTGACAAGTCTTTTGTAAAGAAAGCAACCTCAAATTGTACAAAGCGTTCCTCAATTACTACAACTCCTGGAACAAATTTCATCCAGATTGATGGGATTACAAAGAGCAGCAAGCAATGCACAAGCAAGCAGTAAGTGTAGATCAATTGGCATTGAGGCCTCTAAGTCTGACCATCTACTAATTTCTTGCATATACTCAGGGTAAGCTGCTCAATATGATTCATGTCTGGTCAGGGCTTCTTGCCTACAAAACACCAAACTCTGGGTGTCACCAGTTAGCTCACTTGGCAATACACGTCTTGTCAATTGTTGCTAACTTGGCTGGCTGCAAGCAACTATTCAGCAAGATGGGACACATTCACACAAAGTGGCGTAATTGGCTGGGATACCAGAAGGTATTTGACACTGCAGTTGTGCGTATGGACCTCAAACGCAAGCACGCAGATGAGGGGAGGACACATTCAAGGCTGAAGTGCCAGTTTGGCTCCCCAGCTCTTGATTCTGTGGTTTTGGGGGCTGGCACCAAAAGAAATAACCAACCCAACAAGCTTGCAGAGTCTATTGGCAATGTCAATGCAATCAAAGAGGAGCTGGTTACTCCAAGCGTGCATTTGCTCATAACGCAACTTTGTCAAGATGTACTCAATGATGAAGATCCATTAGATGACAAGCCCAATGAACTGCCCATTGCTACACTCCCAAAAAAGGTTTGGTTATTTTTTGGCACTCAGTTTCCTATCCCACTACATGATCTCTTTGACTACTCTGGTAACACTGAGTCTGAAGTGCATAGGCTGGATTTTTTCAAGTCCAACAGGCTTAATAACTTGGATGCAGAGCTTGAGCTCTATGGGTTAGTTACTTGGGACATACAAAAAGGCCTGGAAATTGATGATTCAACCATATAATTACTTATTTTATACTTTTGTATTTTGATCCAAGTTTGTGTATATACTTAATTTGGTTAATGTATCACGTGACTCTCCCATTGCTTCCCAACCATCCCATACCACGCCCCATTTACGTAATCCCAGTTCCCAACCACATTCCCATTGGGATTTACCAACACTGGGCCACCTGAGTTGGGACTTGAGTGCATTCATAAATTCATGGCAGGATTGAGGACGCAAACAGGATAGCTTTCTTGGCACAATCAGCTTAGTTTTTATTCATCAAAGCTTGTTGGCCCCTGCTTAGGCCTTTGTAGAGTAATAATTATGAATTCCTCAAATGTATGTCCTGCTGTGGCCATCATGAGCCCAATTTCTTGAACCTGTTTGGTTGCTATCAGGTTCTCAGAAATCCTTTTCTGGCTTGCTCAATGTGTACTTCTCTAACGTATTATATAATCGGATGCTCATTCACGAGCCAATACAAATACCACCCTTGGGCCTATAGTTCTATCCCCGGGCCACCACACACCCCCAAGGTGCGGATCTTTGTCAAAATTTGCACCTTCATGGCTCATGGTGATGCTCCAAACGGCCCAGCTTCATCCCAGGCCTGGTCGGGTTTAATATTTTAGTGCTCACCAAAAGGCCACTACCTTCTGTGATCTGTAACTATGGGGTTACTTTCAGAGAATTGTATGTCCTTGCATTGTACTAGTATTTGCTTTTAACTTTGAACCAAGGTGTTGCCTTGTATATTATAGCCCAGGATTTCCTGGCCTCTTTTTAGACAGGAGCCGTTATAACCCATTATTCCTCCGGGTTGATGCGATCGCCTAGGGCTTGTTCCCTGACCGCAAGCAATTCCGCTACGTGCCTAACCTTATCCTGGCGGCTATGTGTCGCAGACCTGGGCCCATAGTATGGTAGTGCGTGACGTTCCGCGTTAAAGTCATAGCCATTCCGCAGAACTCGTCTGGTGATCTTGTCAGCTACGTGCTATACTGTACCCACGGGTCAGTTTAACGCCCAAGCTTGTAACCCGGGTCTTGGCCTGCATTTTCGCTTTGCAGTACTAGCCGATCAGTCTTGTAATAAGCTTCGCGACTTGATAACCGAGAGGTTCTTGCAATATGAGACTAATTATTCGGAGGTTTTTGTTCCAACCAGTATAGTTGCGTTCTCCATGATTGGGGTAGAGTCTCGTTGGAACTACTTCTCGCGTAAACTCAATGCATAATTGCACAACCTTCCTTTGTATCTCTGGAATGTGTGGTACACTGCACCTTCCACCGCGTTTCCTGGTAGCAGCCAATAGAATTTCCGGTTGATAGAAGATTATACAATCAGCGAACAAGTGCACACAGCGCCGGCCAAGTTAGATCTCGACATTGCTGAGATTTGTTCCTCATAGTTCCATAGCTACAAAGAATGTCAATGAGTAATGGTAACTCAAGATAAATAAATGTGATTCTCTATATCCACAGGGGTAGTCTCACAGCACATACAACTTCCAATGTGGGATGCTAAACTTAGGGTTATAGAAAGCGACTTTCTTTACATGCATACTATTCAACCCAACCATCACACAAAACCCCTTCTTGGCGATGAGTCAGGACCACTCaatcgtcatcatcatcttcagGCTCCTCTGCGATTACATTTAGTAATTCAGGACTCAATGGTAACATCTGTCCTTTCTTCAGAAATTAGTCAAACCTCCCGAAATGGATCACAGACTTGACTCGCCAGCGTATGAACAGCCTGAGCTGTCGGACGACCCGCAGAACTGTACGACCAGCAGCTCATAAGTATCGCCCACAGTACGTTCCCAAGTATGCTCCTCTCAGGGATGATGCTCCCGGGTCGTGAGGGCGTCTTTTTTCGATCTACAATATGCCGGTAGAGCGAGATGTCAGACCGGCCAGAGAACGGAACCTCCGTCGTGAACGCTTCCTGATTCGTATATCAGTAAACATAAATACTGCAAAACTACTCAGACAAGCACCAGAATAGTCTGCAACTGCAAGTAAGTATCATTTACACAAAGAGATGGGCCACCTTACCATTCcgagcgcatatatgtctCCTTCCTTTGTATGACCAGTCTTTCCTCGTAGTATCTCCGGGGCCTGTGATAATATCACGTTGTAAGGAATGCAAGATATTCGTATATTTACTCTACTATACGAATATCCCTTACATAATCGAATCGGCTCTGCTCACCCGACTTACCACCTCGGCCCACCTTCGTCTTcgttattgtttgtatctgatttctaactatatactctcgtttggtttattccgcttactcatgtacgaaccccgttgaccttataaggtcccgggggGGATCTTCTGataactgtctttactttcaaccacaacaatcgagtgttttacggattgtcattacctCGGCGACACGGTCGCCATCGACGTTCGTATTTACAGTAGTGGACAATAAGTGAAACCTTACATTCTTTGACATACTAATTACAACACTCGTATCGAGTTTATACTCGACGAACTTCAAACGACAGAGTGACGGGTTGGCCTCCGTTGCACTGTCCCATTTTACTTTATTTTAATTTCTACAATTGCTGATCGATCACAGAGAATAGTACGTACTGAACATGAGCAGGAGGTTGCGCAGCGGACGCAACTACAACGCATCCAAGGTTCCTACCGCCCCCAAGAGGCGGGCCGATAAGCGCATGGCTCCGAAAACAGCCAACCGCGTGGAACCCAAGACGTCGAACAAGACCACTGATGAGCAAGCGATTGTACCAGCGAGAAGAGTACAGCTCACCTTTGGCACCATGCCCCAGGGCGCAAGAGAGCCAGGCGAGCGCATGGTAGTGCTGGGTGTCGGGAAGCGCCAGGGAATAGCCTTTGCCGATACCGAGGGAGTCAAGTTATCTCCCTCGGCCTACATGGCCCTCACGCAACGAGCCCCACCTATCCGGAAGGTGTTGAGCTGGCCGTTGCCAATTAACGAGACCCGCCGAGAAGCGAATGCCCCCATGAACAGGGAAGCGACCTCAGAACAGAGCGTCGAACTTGTCGAGCGAGCGTCGGTCGAGCAGACAAGCGCTCCTGCATATGCTGACGACCAGCGAACAACTTTGGAAGTCCCTACGACCCCCAACATGGGTGCGGAAAGTAGGAGGGAATCGGACGACGAGATATTCGTGACGGCTAGGACGAGTCGTGTACTAAACAAGAGCATCGCCCTGGATGATGAAGGCAAACCCGTGTTAGCGCAATACATAGTCAATGATGAGAGGGAAAGCAAGACACCTTCCAAGAATAGTAAGCGCAAGCGTACCCGCCGTAAGTCTAAGGGTAAAGGCAAGGAAAGGGAGCTGGATATCAGTGTCAGTACCGAATCTAAGTCCACGGCTAATCATGAGGGCCTCACCTGGGACGAAGAGGTACGCCAAGCCAATGGCAATGACAGGGGTCCAGGCAATGTTGAGGAACTACCAGACGTTAGCAACTGGATTAATCCTAACTGGTCATGATAGGATTACATACCCACGAGTGAAGGAGATTGTACCAAAGCTGAAAGCGGAAACGGAAGCGTCGAAGTAAACGCGCTGATATACGAGCTGGCTGACGAGTACGCATTTGATGATGAGGAGTATGCATCAGTACTCCGGAACCTGAGGAGCTCCAAAAGGTCCGAAAGTACTCACAGTCAGACAAGGGGGGCTGGCCCATTGAGACAACCGCAAGTTACAATCAAGGAAGTTGATAGCGGGTCAGAGGACACGACAACAAGTTGCACCAGGTCACACAAGAGTAAGGCAAAGGCAAAGGCTAAGGCTAAaggcaagaagaggaaacaTCCTAGCCTGGGAGCCACATTGGATGACCTAGAAGTGACGCGGGAGCGTCACATACAACAAACAGACCCCCAAAGCACGCCAAACGCATACAGGGGCGGGGGATACCTGGAGGGTATCATAGAATCAACCCCGGCCAGGAAGTCTAGTAAGACAACCCGAACGGAGATGGGGAAGGCTGGTAAATCCAGACGCAAGGAACAACAACGGGCGCGATCAACCAAGAGAAGGTCCCCATCACCGTCTGAATCATCCAAATCGTCAGAGACTGATAGCAATGAGACTGAACCCATGCATACAAGCAGGTACGGAGGAGGCGGGAGGCCACCAGATCCATCAGATAGTGGATCCAAAACATCCAACTTGTCCGACTCAAGTTGGACCAAATCGTTGGCACGATTGCGCAATGATAACTGTTGGAGGAATAGATGGCTGGAGGAATTAGTTGCAAAGCTCAAGAAGCAAAACAAGAAACTTGAGTGAAAGGTGGTCACGCAAGCGCAATCAGGATACAAGGCACAATCACCCAAGATGTATAAGGGCAAAGCAGACATTGACAAGCTGGATATGTTCATATTCAATTACAACCTATACGTCAGTGATACTAGATTGAGTGACAGCAAGGCAGTGCTCACTGTCAGTTGATTCCTGGACAACAAAGCCGCATCTTGGTACATGTTGAACGTAGCACCGGACCCCGGAAGCTACTCAATGGAATCAATATATGTTGGACTATATGACTACTGCTTCCCACCAGATTTCAAAGACAACATGAGGAAGTTGTATAATGAAAAGAAGCAGGGAGACTTGGGCGTGCAAGATTATTTTGCCAAATTGGCTTGCTTACAAAGACGCTTACGGGAAGTCACAGACCACCAACATGTGCTGAGAGTTTGGGACAGTGCTGCCCAATATATTAAAGTGGGATGGGCACTCAAAGGCATGAGACCAGAAGCAACTACATGCAAAACATTGCGAGAAACAGCGCTGGACATAGAGCGCGCACACAAGTACAAACGGTCAATTGAGAAATTGGGGAATGACAAATCAGGATCAAGAAGGAACCAATTGCGTAGTCCTTTGTGAAAGCATGACCGTGCTTCTACTTACAAGAACCTGGGGGACAACTGAAGCGGCGGAAACCGCGGCAATAACAAAGGGACTGGATACAACAGTAACGGTAACAGTAACCGGCAGAACAAACGCCTGAACAAATACATGCGCAGTGGACAGGCAAAAGGCCGTGACGGACAGGAGAACCAGCAAAGAAAGCTTACCAACAAGAAGAAGGCCAAATTGAGGGCGGCTGGGCTCTGTTTTGAATGTGAACAATTGGGTCACCTGTCAAAGGATTGCCCAAAGTTCCACAAGGCCAAACCATTGCATGTCAACACAAACGCGGTTAAAGTATGCCCCAAGAGCAAGGTCAGAGTGTTGTTGGTCATGCTCAAAGAGCTAGACAAACTCACCAGGCTGAAGGAGAAAATTGAGATCAACGCAGTGGGCATTGGGCAGAAGAACAAAGAGCTGGGACCAAAACATGTCAAGCAAAACGCTATCAAGGTTAAGGATCACATGAGGAAGGTCCCAAACACGCTGATAGTTGAAGCCAAGCTCAAAGGCAAGTCTGTTTGTGTACTGTTAGATTTGGGATGTCAGACTGACATGGtatctgttgtacaccactgtaaggtgggtacatgctggtgaaggcgggcgcttgtggccgtaacTACTATACTAGCTGatgtaatctaactgactaaggctaactactatctactgagttgcttaaggcggtaACTAACTAGCTACTGTTGATGCAAAGGGGCCcaaggcctggaggtgtgttAAGTGAAATAAAGGGGTGAGTACTTCTGAGggatgggggctggctacttagctggctggctaccttctctaatgggtaagagacaaggtaaaatcaacttggggtctccaagcaattttccctgctgtatatatagaagagagcacactatctacatggtctgtgcacgtgagaaaagaagtacatgtgtgaaatgagaagcgtgctgcaggctgcgcagaagcgtggatttctcctaagcgcccttggcacggcatcttggcgcggcatcttggcataataagcgccgagatcacgtgattgaaaaacgtAAGATaacaagtccgtaaaaaatagtaaaaataacagaaaaattgtccaaatccgGTGGTATAGACATCAGCAAAAAGGGGGTTTCTACATATATTGTTGCACATACATATAGCTAGATATTTGTACATAGATGCTTGTAATCTATGCTAGGCTACTTATATTATGGGACGCTACGTAGATCTATGTATACCCGGCCAACAATGTATGTTGCCGCGCGCTACATAGATCTACATAGATCTACGTATACTGGTAGGGTCCAAAATCCAATACCAagataataataataattgTTGAGCTTTTTTACTCCTTCAAATTGCTTGGCATTCAATCTTCACAAGCTTTAATGTTACCCCATTGTGTAACCTCTTCATAAGGTATAAGTGCACCCTAGAATACATGTGAGAAATACGTTGGCATAGAGCAGCTAGAATATCAATGAATGCATGACAAACAAGGAGTTATTTGGAGAATACAATCATAGAGTCCTTCAATAATTATATAGCTGTGGGCAATGGTCAGGAGAGACAATATGAGATTTGTTAAACCCAAACATACCAGAACAAAATTTTCACATAATTTGAGCGTTCAAGGGAGCGTAGCTGAGGTGCTCCAGTGCTCGAATAGATTGAAGTGATAATAGCTACTAAATTGGTTCAGAAGAAACAAGCAACATATGTCAAAAACATTGGTATTGAGTCGAACTGGGGTTTCTTCATCAATCGTTTCAAACCGTGGCCCCAGGTGGCACGCAAGTCAAATGCTTGATAGCGGTACCACAGCTGTTCTTGGCCTTTGAGCCTGGTCGACGGAGCGTGTTGTGGTATAAGTTTCAAAATATTTGATTGGTGAGGGGCCAAATGGGCTGAACCACTCAACATATACCAAGCAATGTGGGCATA
This window harbors:
- a CDS encoding Zinc finger, CCHC-type, with the translated sequence MRKLYNEKKQGDLGVQDYFAKLACLQRRLREVTDHQHVLRVWDSAAQYIKVGWALKGMRPEATTCKTLRETALDIERAHKYKRSIEKLGNDKSGSRRNQLRSPFGGNRGNNKGTGYNSNGNSNRQNKRLNKYMRSGQAKGRDGQENQQRKLTNKKKAKLRAAGLCFECEQLGHLSKDCPKFHKAKPLHVNTNAVKVCPKSKVRVLLVMLKELDKLTRLKEKIEINAVGIGQKNKELGPKHVKQNAIKVKDHMRKVPNTLIVEAKLKGKSVCVLLDLGCQTDMVSVVHHCKVGTCW
- a CDS encoding Retrotransposable element Tf2 protein encodes the protein MNNYPAEPLKTLIDSGATSNFISPTIVEKYKIPKTQLENPQVVRMLDGTISQTGCIWHQVHLTVLANGHIHSIPFLVCPIGNNPAILGMTWLTAEAPLIDWQQGLVTFPEQVQIASEEEANPNPLSDLPAQYHEFAKVFGEEEFKVLPPHWEYDIAINLIPEAKLSPGPIYGMTDAESKALKQHIDEELATGKIRPSTSSAGALVMFVKKADGTLQLVVDYRKLNDVTHKNVYPLPRQDDLMAKLRHTKIFTKLDLQWGYNNVQIKAGDEWKMAFRTKYGLFEYLVMPFGLTNAPTAFQHLMNDLFRDLIDVTVVIYLDDILIFSENPEEHTNHVREVLSRLMKNQLFCKLLKCHFHITTVNYLSIVITPAGFSMDQKKVEAVTSWPQPKTVKQVQAFLGFVNYLQCFIPNFSSVAQPLHNLTKKEIPWSWGNLEEEAFQELKSLVTQSPVLIHSNPELPYYLETDASGVAMGAILSQRGTDNWLHPIAYMLKSFSGAEANYDTHNKELLAIIKALEGWRIFLEATDRPIQVFTDHWNLEYWMQAQTFNCRHA
- a CDS encoding Retrotransposable element Tf2 protein, with the protein product MLPSEVFANTSEAELEIITDIQAKLREDPSLEPIIKDYNWEEDLLWYQGKLVVPDNKPLKEKLLREFHDSPLAGHPGQQQTLELLSCNYWWPGMKSSAKEWVECCPVCQANQCAHAPVIALKPLEVPPFPFHTISYNFITGFPKSQGHNAILVVIDLFSKFGHFIPTSKKVTAKGLADLFITNVWKLHGLPIKTILDRGTTFTGKFLKALYQRLGVKPAFSSAYHPESDGQTERVNQFIKFYLCSYVAANHSDWATWLPLAEYAYNNAKHAATGKTPFELVYGRNPVMSPSNVPSNVPEADQVADTLAGACGPREWKEAKAALRMSKERMVREKGTIPKYSIGKKVWLDGKNVELRTNSNKLDPKQLGPFKITEKISSHAYCLKLLESLKIHNVFYVGFLSKAHKSPNQPFPEQPPPETIEGEEEYKVEQIIDSKQQQGKWFYLIKWKGYGPEDNSWEPEELLEHSQEEIKRFNQARLRKACDATKSL
- a CDS encoding hAT family dimerization protein, with product MIHVWSGLLAYKTPNSGCHQLAHLAIHVLSIVANLAGCKQLFSKMGHIHTKWRNWLGYQKVFDTAVVRMDLKRKHADEGRTHSRLKCQFGSPALDSVVLGAGTKRNNQPNKLAESIGNVNAIKEELVTPSVHLLITQLCQDVLNDEDPLDDKPNELPIATLPKKVWLFFGTQFPIPLHDLFDYSGNTESEVHRLDFFKSNRLNNLDAELELYGLVTWDIQKGLEIDDSTI